A DNA window from Streptomyces parvus contains the following coding sequences:
- the amaP gene encoding alkaline shock response membrane anchor protein AmaP, producing the protein MRSTVNRVLLALAGLVLVVVGGAVLATGLGVSVPSWWPWDGENDVLLSVADRHRWRDEGWWWPTVIAILAVLVVLTLWWFLAQFRRGRLTEVLVDSGDGEGAQLRGRALEGVLAAEAGELDGVARAQAMLTGRRTAPRSRLRLLMEPHAAPLGTLKAVADGALAHARESAGLDELPAEVRLKAVKHRAERVS; encoded by the coding sequence ATGCGCTCCACCGTCAACCGGGTCCTGCTGGCCCTGGCCGGGCTGGTGCTGGTCGTCGTGGGCGGCGCCGTGCTCGCCACCGGCCTCGGCGTGTCCGTACCCTCCTGGTGGCCCTGGGACGGCGAGAACGACGTCCTGCTCAGCGTGGCCGACCGGCACCGCTGGCGTGACGAGGGCTGGTGGTGGCCGACCGTGATCGCCATCCTCGCCGTCCTCGTGGTCCTCACCCTGTGGTGGTTCCTCGCCCAGTTCCGCCGCGGCCGGCTCACCGAGGTCCTGGTGGACAGCGGCGACGGCGAAGGGGCCCAGCTGAGGGGCCGGGCCCTGGAGGGTGTGCTCGCCGCGGAGGCGGGCGAACTGGACGGAGTGGCCCGCGCCCAGGCGATGCTGACCGGCCGCCGCACCGCGCCCCGGTCCCGGCTCCGGCTGCTGATGGAGCCGCACGCCGCGCCGCTCGGGACGCTGAAGGCGGTCGCCGACGGGGCGCTGGCGCACGCACGCGAATCGGCCGGTCTGGACGAGCTTCCCGCCGAGGTACGCCTCAAGGCCGTCAAGCACCGCGCGGAACGGGTGTCCTGA
- a CDS encoding glycoside hydrolase family 15 protein — MTPRIEDYALIGDLQTAALVGRNGSVDWLCLPRFDSGACFAALLGTEENGHWRIAPKGAGPSDTCTRRAYVKDSLVLETYWETRSGTVKVIDFMPQRDKAPDLMRIVEGVSGTVDMSSVLRLRFDFGSVVPWVRKSHGHRVAVAGPDSVWLRSEPPVKTWGQQFSTCSSFTVAEGESVSFVLTWHPSHSPRPKLIDPHKALGHTLHDWAKWTERCTYEGPYRDAVLRSLITLKALTYAPTGGIVAAPTTSLPEEIGGVRNWDYRFCWLRDATLALGAMVSAGYLEEAEAWRDWLLRAVAGDPADLQIMYGLAGERRLPEMELPWLAGYEHSRPVRIGNAAVRQRQLDVYGEVIDALRLARVAGLDDKPHAWNLQLSLLGFLESSWREPDEGLWEIRGARRHFVHSKVMAWVAADRAVRSLEENPELPGDADRWRAMRDAVHAEVCEKGYDPERNTFTQSYGSRELDAATLLIVRTGFLPPDDPRVIGTVDAVRDELGSDGLVRRYSTEGVSVDGLPGDEGAFLACSFWLVDALRRIGRPDEARELFEHLLQLRNDMGLLAEEYDVAAGRQLGNFPQAFSHIGLVNSAVDLAGDDPAG, encoded by the coding sequence GTGACCCCACGCATCGAGGACTACGCCCTGATCGGCGATCTCCAGACCGCCGCGCTCGTCGGCAGGAACGGTTCCGTCGACTGGCTCTGTCTGCCCCGCTTCGATTCCGGCGCCTGCTTCGCCGCCCTGCTCGGCACCGAGGAGAACGGCCACTGGCGCATCGCGCCCAAGGGAGCGGGCCCCTCGGACACCTGCACCCGGCGCGCGTATGTGAAGGACTCCCTGGTCCTGGAGACGTACTGGGAGACGCGGAGCGGCACGGTGAAGGTCATCGACTTCATGCCGCAGCGCGACAAGGCGCCGGACCTGATGCGGATCGTCGAGGGCGTCAGCGGGACCGTCGACATGAGTTCGGTGCTGCGGCTGCGCTTCGACTTCGGGTCCGTGGTGCCCTGGGTGCGCAAGTCCCACGGCCACCGGGTCGCCGTCGCGGGGCCCGACTCCGTGTGGCTGCGCAGCGAGCCGCCGGTCAAGACGTGGGGCCAGCAGTTCAGCACCTGCTCCTCGTTCACCGTCGCCGAGGGCGAGAGCGTGTCGTTCGTGCTGACCTGGCACCCCTCGCACTCACCGCGCCCGAAGCTGATCGACCCGCACAAGGCGCTGGGGCACACGCTGCACGACTGGGCGAAGTGGACCGAGCGGTGCACGTACGAGGGGCCCTACCGCGACGCGGTGCTGCGTTCGCTGATCACGCTCAAGGCGCTGACGTACGCCCCGACCGGCGGGATCGTGGCGGCCCCGACCACCTCGTTGCCGGAGGAGATCGGCGGCGTACGGAACTGGGACTACCGCTTCTGCTGGCTGCGGGACGCCACGCTGGCCCTCGGGGCGATGGTCTCGGCCGGCTATCTGGAGGAGGCTGAGGCGTGGCGGGACTGGCTGCTGCGGGCCGTCGCCGGGGACCCGGCCGACCTCCAGATCATGTACGGGCTGGCGGGCGAGCGCCGGCTCCCCGAGATGGAGCTGCCCTGGCTCGCCGGGTACGAGCACTCCCGTCCGGTGCGGATCGGGAACGCGGCCGTGCGGCAGCGTCAGCTCGATGTGTACGGCGAGGTCATCGACGCGCTCCGGCTCGCCCGCGTCGCCGGGCTCGACGACAAGCCGCACGCCTGGAACCTCCAGCTCAGCCTGCTCGGCTTCCTGGAGTCGAGCTGGCGCGAGCCGGACGAGGGGCTGTGGGAGATCCGCGGCGCGCGGCGGCACTTCGTGCACTCCAAGGTGATGGCCTGGGTCGCCGCCGACCGGGCGGTGCGCTCGCTGGAGGAGAACCCGGAGCTGCCCGGCGACGCCGACCGGTGGCGGGCGATGCGGGACGCCGTGCACGCCGAGGTCTGCGAGAAGGGGTACGACCCCGAGCGGAACACCTTCACCCAGTCCTACGGGTCGCGGGAGCTGGACGCCGCGACACTGCTCATCGTGCGGACCGGGTTCCTGCCGCCGGACGACCCCCGGGTGATCGGCACGGTCGACGCGGTCCGCGACGAGCTGGGCAGTGACGGGCTGGTCCGGCGCTACAGCACGGAGGGTGTCTCCGTGGACGGACTGCCCGGCGACGAGGGGGCCTTCCTCGCCTGCTCGTTCTGGCTGGTGGACGCGTTGCGGCGGATCGGGAGGCCGGACGAGGCGCGGGAGCTGTTCGAGCATCTGCTGCAGCTGCGCAACGACATGGGGCTGCTGGCGGAGGAGTACGACGTGGCGGCGGGGCGGCAGCTCGGCAACTTCCCGCAGGCCTTCAGCCATATCGGACTGGTGAACTCCGCTGTCGACCTGGCCGGGGACGACCCGGCAGGATAG
- a CDS encoding cation acetate symporter produces the protein MSAAHALYPTVQLAATEGASEHRPLIITLFAAFVVATLFITVWAGRQTKSASDFYAGGRQFTGFQNGLAVSGDYMSAASFLGIAGAIALFGYDGFLYSIGFLVAWLVALLLVAEPLRNSGRYTMGDVLAYRMRQRPVRTAAGTSTIVVSIFYLLAQMAGAGVLVSLLLGITSDFGKIVIVALVGILMILYVTIGGMKGTTWVQMVKAVLLIAGTLLITFLILLKFNFNISDLLGTAASNSGKGAAFLEPGLKYGATGVSKLDFISLGIALVLGTAGLPHILIRFYTVPTAKAARKSVNWAIGIIGAFYLMTIVLGFGAAAILKPDDIIASNKAGNTAAPLAALEIGGGSGSTGGAILLAVISAVAFATILAVVAGLTLASSSSFAHDIYANVIRKGQATEKEEVRAARWATVAIGIVSIALGALARDLNVAGLVALAFAVAASANLPTILYSLFWKRFTTQGALWSIYGGLASSVLLVLFSPVVSSKPSSMFPDVDFAWFPLENPGLISIPLGFLLGWVGSLLSKEKADTDKYAELEVKSLTGVGAH, from the coding sequence ATGAGCGCCGCCCACGCCCTCTATCCCACCGTCCAGCTCGCCGCCACCGAGGGGGCGAGCGAGCACCGGCCGCTGATCATCACGCTGTTCGCCGCGTTCGTCGTCGCCACGCTCTTCATCACCGTGTGGGCGGGCCGCCAGACCAAGAGCGCCTCCGACTTCTACGCGGGCGGCCGCCAGTTCACCGGATTCCAGAACGGACTCGCGGTCTCCGGCGACTACATGTCCGCCGCGTCCTTCCTCGGCATCGCCGGAGCCATCGCCCTCTTCGGGTACGACGGCTTCCTGTACTCCATCGGCTTCCTCGTCGCCTGGCTCGTCGCCCTGCTCCTGGTCGCCGAACCGCTGCGCAACTCCGGCCGCTACACGATGGGCGACGTCCTCGCCTACCGGATGCGCCAGCGCCCGGTCCGCACCGCCGCCGGTACGTCCACGATCGTCGTCTCGATCTTCTACCTGCTGGCCCAGATGGCCGGAGCCGGCGTCCTCGTCTCGCTGCTGCTCGGCATCACCAGCGACTTCGGGAAGATCGTCATCGTCGCCCTGGTCGGCATCCTCATGATCCTCTACGTCACCATCGGCGGCATGAAGGGCACCACCTGGGTGCAGATGGTCAAGGCCGTCCTGCTGATCGCGGGCACCCTGCTCATCACCTTCCTGATCCTGCTGAAGTTCAACTTCAACATCTCCGACCTGCTCGGCACCGCCGCCAGCAACAGCGGCAAGGGCGCGGCCTTCCTGGAGCCCGGTCTGAAGTACGGCGCCACCGGCGTCTCGAAGCTGGACTTCATCTCGCTCGGCATCGCCCTGGTCCTCGGCACCGCCGGCCTGCCGCACATCCTGATCCGCTTCTACACCGTGCCCACCGCCAAGGCCGCCCGTAAGTCCGTGAACTGGGCGATCGGCATCATCGGCGCCTTCTACCTGATGACGATCGTGCTCGGCTTCGGCGCCGCCGCGATCCTCAAGCCGGACGACATCATCGCCTCCAACAAGGCCGGCAACACCGCGGCGCCCCTGGCCGCACTGGAGATCGGCGGCGGCTCCGGGTCCACCGGCGGCGCCATCCTCCTCGCGGTCATCTCCGCGGTCGCCTTCGCCACCATCCTGGCCGTCGTCGCCGGACTCACCCTCGCCTCCTCCTCGTCCTTCGCGCACGACATCTACGCCAACGTCATCCGCAAGGGGCAGGCCACCGAGAAGGAGGAGGTCCGCGCGGCGCGCTGGGCCACCGTCGCGATCGGCATCGTCTCCATCGCGCTCGGCGCACTCGCCCGCGACCTGAACGTCGCCGGACTCGTCGCCCTGGCCTTCGCGGTCGCGGCCTCCGCCAACCTGCCGACGATCCTCTACAGCCTCTTCTGGAAGCGCTTCACCACGCAGGGGGCCCTCTGGTCCATCTACGGCGGCCTCGCCTCGTCCGTCCTGCTGGTGCTGTTCTCGCCGGTCGTCTCCTCCAAGCCGAGCTCGATGTTCCCGGACGTCGACTTCGCCTGGTTCCCGCTGGAGAACCCCGGCCTGATCTCGATCCCGCTCGGCTTCCTGCTCGGCTGGGTCGGCTCGCTGCTCTCCAAGGAGAAGGCCGACACGGACAAGTACGCCGAACTGGAGGTCAAGTCCCTCACCGGCGTCGGAGCCCACTGA
- a CDS encoding sterol desaturase family protein translates to MEPNLPDVVLWSIPAFVLLAVIEMVSYRLHPDEDAAGYETKDAATSVTMGLGSLGFDLLWKIPVLAIYMGVYELTPLRVPVVWWTVLLMLLAQDFFYYWSHRGHHVIRILWACHVVHHSSEKFNLTTALRQPWTSATVWPFYLPLIACGVHPAALAFCQSANLVYQFWVHTERVGKLPRPFEYVLNTPSHHRVHHASQGGYLDRNYGGILIIWDRLFGSFAAEVERPVYGLTKNISTYNPLRVATHEYAAIARDVRAADTWSERAGRVFRGPGWQPASKAGADTAAPTPTPAPSATPLTPAAPATFVPESLSPQASAPERAL, encoded by the coding sequence ATGGAGCCGAACCTGCCCGATGTCGTGCTGTGGTCGATACCGGCCTTCGTGCTGCTCGCCGTGATCGAGATGGTCAGCTACCGCCTCCATCCGGACGAGGACGCGGCCGGATACGAGACCAAGGACGCCGCCACCAGCGTCACCATGGGGCTCGGCAGCCTGGGCTTCGATCTGCTGTGGAAGATTCCCGTCCTCGCGATCTACATGGGGGTCTACGAACTGACGCCGCTGCGGGTGCCCGTGGTGTGGTGGACCGTCCTGCTGATGCTCCTCGCCCAGGACTTCTTCTACTACTGGTCCCACCGCGGCCACCATGTGATCCGGATCCTGTGGGCCTGCCATGTGGTCCACCACTCGAGCGAGAAGTTCAACCTCACCACCGCACTGCGCCAGCCCTGGACCTCCGCGACCGTCTGGCCGTTCTACCTGCCGCTGATCGCCTGCGGCGTGCACCCGGCGGCGCTCGCGTTCTGCCAGTCGGCCAACCTCGTCTACCAGTTCTGGGTACACACCGAGCGGGTCGGCAAGCTTCCGCGCCCCTTCGAGTACGTCCTCAACACGCCCTCCCACCACCGCGTCCACCACGCTTCGCAGGGCGGCTACCTGGACCGCAACTACGGCGGCATCCTGATCATCTGGGACCGCCTGTTCGGGTCCTTCGCGGCGGAGGTCGAGCGGCCCGTCTACGGGCTCACCAAGAACATCTCCACCTACAACCCGCTGCGCGTCGCCACCCACGAGTACGCCGCCATCGCCCGGGACGTCCGGGCCGCCGACACCTGGAGCGAGCGGGCCGGCCGGGTCTTCCGCGGGCCGGGCTGGCAGCCGGCCTCGAAGGCGGGGGCTGACACGGCCGCCCCGACCCCCACGCCCGCGCCGTCCGCCACGCCTCTCACGCCCGCCGCGCCCGCCACGTTCGTGCCGGAGAGCCTGTCCCCGCAGGCCTCCGCCCCGGAACGCGCCCTGTGA
- a CDS encoding lysoplasmalogenase, producing MSATAARPGPAGTTGAGPGRRAERFARPVLLAFLLVAAADLAGLLAGAGTVHLVAKPLLMPLLAGYAALRCAPRLLVAALLFGWGGDVFLLADHDLAFLVGMGSFAVGHVCYLTLFGRGEGRSRGVGRSPAGLATGAGYAAVLVVFLVLIWPDLPADLRIPLTGYSLLLTAMAWRAGVFGPYAAVGGALFLLSDALIATGIAEWPQAPAPDFWVMLTYIAAQALLALGVLTKHTPGA from the coding sequence GTGAGCGCCACCGCCGCCCGCCCCGGCCCCGCCGGAACCACCGGTGCCGGTCCCGGCCGACGGGCCGAGCGCTTCGCCCGCCCCGTGCTCCTCGCCTTCCTCCTCGTCGCCGCGGCCGACCTCGCCGGGCTCCTCGCCGGGGCCGGGACCGTCCACCTGGTCGCCAAGCCGCTGCTGATGCCGCTGCTCGCCGGGTACGCTGCGCTGCGCTGCGCACCCCGACTGCTCGTGGCGGCCCTGCTGTTCGGGTGGGGCGGTGATGTCTTCCTGCTCGCCGACCACGACCTGGCCTTCCTGGTCGGCATGGGGTCGTTCGCCGTCGGCCATGTCTGCTACCTGACGCTGTTCGGGCGGGGGGAGGGGCGGAGCCGAGGCGTCGGCCGCTCCCCGGCCGGCCTGGCCACGGGGGCCGGGTACGCCGCCGTCCTCGTCGTCTTCCTCGTGCTGATCTGGCCGGACCTCCCGGCGGACCTGCGGATCCCGCTCACCGGATACAGCCTGCTGCTCACCGCCATGGCCTGGCGGGCGGGCGTGTTCGGACCGTACGCGGCGGTCGGCGGTGCGCTCTTCCTGCTCTCGGACGCCCTCATCGCCACCGGCATCGCCGAGTGGCCGCAGGCGCCCGCCCCCGACTTCTGGGTGATGCTCACCTACATCGCCGCCCAGGCCCTGCTGGCCCTCGGGGTGCTGACGAAGCACACACCGGGGGCATGA
- a CDS encoding SDR family oxidoreductase, with protein MDLGLKDRVYIVTGATRGLGNATARALAADGAKVIITGRDEKSVEEAAAELGGGVLGLAADNADPSAAQRLVDTARERFGRLDGILVSVGGPAPGFLADNTDDQWQTAFETVFLGAVRLARTAAAALGEGGVIGFVLSGSVHEPIAGLTISNGLRPGLAGFAKSLADELGPRGIRVVGVLPARIDTDRVRELDALSGDAEAARTANEARIPLRRYGTPEEFGKTAAFLLSPAASYLTGVMVPVDGGYRHGF; from the coding sequence ATGGATCTTGGATTGAAGGACCGCGTCTACATCGTCACCGGAGCGACCCGGGGCCTCGGCAACGCCACGGCCCGGGCGCTGGCCGCCGACGGAGCGAAGGTGATCATCACCGGCCGGGACGAGAAGTCCGTCGAGGAGGCCGCCGCCGAGCTGGGCGGGGGCGTGCTGGGGCTCGCCGCCGACAACGCCGACCCGAGCGCCGCCCAGCGCCTGGTGGACACGGCGCGGGAACGTTTCGGGCGGCTCGACGGCATCCTCGTCAGCGTCGGCGGACCCGCCCCCGGCTTCCTCGCCGACAACACGGACGACCAGTGGCAGACGGCGTTCGAGACGGTGTTCCTGGGGGCGGTGCGGCTGGCCCGGACGGCGGCGGCCGCGCTCGGCGAGGGCGGTGTGATCGGCTTCGTGCTCTCCGGGTCGGTCCATGAGCCGATCGCGGGGCTGACCATCTCCAACGGGCTGCGTCCCGGTCTCGCCGGTTTCGCCAAGTCGCTCGCCGACGAGCTGGGCCCGCGCGGCATCCGGGTGGTGGGCGTGCTGCCCGCCCGGATCGACACCGACCGGGTCCGGGAGCTGGACGCGCTGTCCGGCGACGCCGAGGCCGCCCGCACCGCGAACGAGGCGCGGATCCCGCTGCGGCGCTACGGGACGCCGGAGGAGTTCGGGAAGACCGCGGCCTTCCTGCTCTCCCCCGCCGCCTCGTACCTCACGGGCGTCATGGTCCCGGTCGACGGCGGGTACCGGCACGGCTTCTGA
- a CDS encoding DEDDh family exonuclease, protein MTMLDDRQTAAPWPTAYPQGYAVVDVETTGLARDDRIISAAVYRLDALGNVEDHWYTLVNPERDPGPVWIHGLTSDVLEGAPLFPDVAEELSARLADRVLVAHNAAFDWSMIAREYARASVVAPVEHRLCTIALAKELRLPLPNHKLASLAAHFGVVQQQAHHALDDARVLAEAFRPSLHAAARGGVRLPLLECRPLTEWSDSPVTPRVGYQTSRQPNSWRPSRKRPACPYPNPGRYEKEKPLKQGMRVAFSGDTSIDRELLEDRAIEAGLHVATSVSRLTSLLVTNDPDAATSKTQKAKSFGTPILEESAFTHLLRDVAPADGAVLPQQASPPPPEATPSSE, encoded by the coding sequence GTGACCATGCTCGACGACCGCCAGACAGCCGCACCGTGGCCGACCGCCTACCCCCAGGGGTACGCGGTCGTCGACGTGGAGACCACCGGCCTCGCCCGCGACGACCGGATAATCTCCGCCGCCGTCTACCGGCTGGACGCGCTGGGCAACGTCGAGGACCACTGGTACACGCTGGTCAACCCGGAGCGCGACCCCGGGCCCGTCTGGATCCATGGGCTGACCAGCGATGTGCTCGAAGGGGCTCCGCTCTTTCCCGACGTGGCCGAGGAGTTGTCCGCGCGGCTCGCGGACCGCGTGCTCGTGGCGCACAACGCGGCGTTCGACTGGTCGATGATCGCCCGGGAGTACGCCCGGGCCTCCGTGGTCGCCCCGGTCGAGCACCGGCTGTGCACGATCGCGCTGGCCAAGGAGTTGCGGCTGCCGCTGCCCAATCACAAGCTGGCCTCCCTCGCCGCGCACTTCGGGGTCGTCCAGCAGCAGGCCCACCACGCCCTGGACGACGCCCGGGTGCTGGCCGAGGCGTTCCGGCCGAGTCTGCACGCGGCGGCCCGGGGCGGGGTGCGGCTGCCGTTGCTGGAGTGCCGGCCGCTGACCGAGTGGTCCGACTCCCCCGTCACCCCGCGCGTCGGATATCAGACCTCGCGGCAGCCGAACAGCTGGCGGCCCTCCCGCAAGCGGCCGGCCTGCCCGTATCCCAATCCGGGGCGTTACGAGAAGGAGAAGCCGCTCAAGCAGGGGATGCGGGTCGCCTTCTCCGGGGACACCTCGATCGACCGGGAACTGCTGGAGGACCGGGCGATCGAGGCCGGGCTCCATGTGGCGACCAGCGTGTCGCGGCTGACCAGTCTGCTGGTGACCAACGATCCGGACGCGGCCACCTCCAAGACACAGAAGGCCAAGTCCTTCGGCACGCCGATCCTGGAGGAGAGCGCCTTCACCCATCTGCTGCGCGATGTGGCCCCCGCCGACGGGGCCGTACTGCCGCAGCAGGCTTCCCCGCCGCCACCGGAAGCGACCCCGTCATCGGAGTGA
- a CDS encoding DUF485 domain-containing protein, protein MATDAPPPEGTSPTGPVQPTTEAFVAVQSSPDFAELRRSHRSFAFPLTIAFVTWYLLYVLLCNYAGGFMATKVVGNINMALVLGLAQFATTFLIAWLYSRHAASKLDPKAEAIKSRMEADV, encoded by the coding sequence GTGGCTACCGATGCACCGCCCCCCGAGGGCACATCGCCCACCGGGCCCGTACAGCCCACCACCGAGGCGTTCGTCGCGGTGCAGTCGAGCCCGGACTTCGCCGAGCTGCGCCGCTCCCACCGTTCCTTCGCCTTCCCCCTGACCATCGCCTTTGTGACCTGGTACCTGCTCTACGTCCTGCTCTGCAACTACGCGGGCGGATTCATGGCCACCAAGGTCGTCGGCAACATCAACATGGCGCTCGTCCTCGGACTCGCCCAGTTCGCCACCACCTTCCTCATCGCCTGGCTCTACTCCCGGCACGCCGCGAGCAAGCTCGACCCCAAGGCCGAGGCGATCAAGTCCCGTATGGAGGCCGACGTATGA
- a CDS encoding S8 family serine peptidase, with protein MAHLASRRTRALAVPVGLALTASLGFLPTATATAAPTGEQAAASVRTDGPKLSYVVNVRGGHGTVKDVKKAIAKAGGTVVIAYEQIGVIVVHSQNPAFGETIRRARGVESAGATRTNPIVPQATKDMGSIAEPLTAEQAAAAAADAKAGEDPLEPLQWSLPAIKADKAHQKSLGSKKVTVAVIDTGVDDTHPDLAPNFDERASANCVTGAPDTTAGSWRPAAGESDHGTHVAGTVAAAKNGVGVTGVAPGVKVSGIKVSNPDGFFYTEAVVCGFLWAAERGVEVTNNSYYTDPWLFNCKNDADQGALVDALTRAVKYAERKGTVNVAAAGNSRHDLAVDAIEDTTSPNDSETVTRTIDPSACPDIPTMLPGVVTVSATGAKGLKSSYSNYGKGIIDVAAPGGDSTVYQTPEPPAVNGLILSTLPGGKFGYKAGTSMASPHVAGVVALIKSKHPHASPAAVKALLTVEADAKACGEPYDINGDGVIDAVCEGGKSYNGFYGAGVVDALDAVRW; from the coding sequence ATGGCTCATCTGGCATCCAGACGGACCCGCGCACTCGCGGTGCCCGTCGGACTCGCGCTGACCGCCTCGCTCGGCTTCCTGCCGACGGCGACGGCCACGGCGGCGCCCACCGGCGAGCAGGCCGCGGCGAGCGTGCGGACCGACGGGCCGAAGCTGTCCTACGTGGTCAACGTCCGTGGCGGCCACGGCACGGTGAAGGACGTCAAGAAGGCGATCGCCAAGGCCGGCGGCACCGTCGTCATCGCCTATGAGCAGATCGGCGTCATCGTCGTCCACTCGCAGAACCCGGCCTTCGGCGAAACGATCCGCCGCGCACGGGGCGTGGAGTCGGCGGGCGCCACCCGCACGAACCCGATCGTGCCGCAGGCCACGAAGGACATGGGCTCGATAGCCGAGCCGCTCACGGCCGAGCAGGCGGCGGCCGCCGCCGCGGACGCGAAGGCCGGCGAGGACCCGCTGGAGCCGCTCCAGTGGTCGCTGCCCGCGATCAAGGCGGACAAGGCGCACCAGAAGTCGCTGGGCTCGAAGAAGGTGACGGTCGCCGTCATCGACACGGGCGTCGACGACACCCACCCGGACCTGGCCCCGAACTTCGACGAGCGCGCCTCGGCGAACTGCGTGACGGGCGCTCCGGACACCACCGCCGGCTCCTGGCGTCCGGCGGCGGGCGAGAGCGACCACGGCACGCATGTGGCGGGCACCGTCGCCGCCGCGAAGAACGGCGTCGGTGTCACCGGTGTCGCCCCGGGCGTGAAGGTGTCGGGCATCAAGGTGTCGAACCCGGACGGGTTCTTCTACACCGAGGCCGTCGTCTGCGGGTTCCTCTGGGCCGCCGAGCGCGGTGTCGAGGTGACCAACAACAGCTATTACACCGACCCGTGGCTGTTCAACTGCAAGAACGACGCCGACCAGGGCGCCCTGGTCGACGCGCTCACCCGCGCCGTGAAGTACGCGGAGCGCAAGGGCACGGTCAACGTCGCGGCGGCGGGCAACTCCCGCCACGACCTGGCGGTCGACGCGATCGAGGACACGACCAGCCCGAACGACTCCGAGACGGTCACGCGGACGATCGACCCGAGCGCCTGCCCGGACATCCCGACCATGCTGCCGGGCGTCGTGACGGTCTCCGCGACGGGTGCGAAGGGCCTGAAGTCCTCGTACTCGAACTACGGCAAGGGCATCATCGACGTGGCGGCCCCGGGCGGTGACTCGACGGTCTACCAGACCCCCGAGCCGCCCGCCGTCAACGGCCTGATCCTCTCCACGCTGCCGGGCGGCAAGTTCGGCTACAAGGCCGGTACGTCGATGGCGTCCCCGCATGTCGCGGGCGTCGTGGCGCTGATCAAGTCGAAGCACCCCCACGCTTCGCCGGCGGCGGTCAAGGCGCTGCTGACGGTGGAGGCGGACGCGAAGGCGTGCGGCGAGCCGTACGACATCAACGGTGACGGCGTCATCGACGCGGTCTGCGAGGGCGGCAAGAGCTACAACGGCTTCTACGGGGCCGGAGTGGTGGACGCGCTGGACGCGGTGCGCTGGTAA
- a CDS encoding SURF1 family protein: MYRFLLTRQWVILTLLGLALIPTMIELGFWQFHKHEHRVEQNKLISRNLDAQPVPVTDLTSAGHTVPRSDYWRTVTATGTFDTEHEVVVRRRTSDDDRIGVHVLTPLDLKDGGTVLVNRGWVPAAPNQTAFPDVPPAPRDEVTVTGRLKADETTGSSGIKDLAGLPDRQVMLINSEQQSQLLSRKVLGGYIEQTEPVPSGDLPEQIARPDDSSIGPHMAYAVQWWLFVAAVPVGWIVLVRREKRDREEAAAENATADAPEQPEPASA, from the coding sequence GTGTACCGCTTCCTGTTGACCCGGCAGTGGGTGATCCTCACCCTGCTCGGCCTCGCGCTGATCCCGACGATGATCGAGCTGGGTTTCTGGCAGTTCCACAAGCACGAGCACCGGGTCGAGCAGAACAAGCTGATCTCGCGGAACCTCGACGCCCAGCCGGTCCCGGTCACCGACCTCACCTCAGCCGGGCACACCGTCCCCCGCTCGGACTACTGGCGGACGGTCACCGCGACGGGCACGTTCGACACCGAGCACGAGGTGGTCGTCCGTCGCCGGACCTCGGACGACGACCGCATCGGCGTACACGTCCTGACCCCGCTGGACCTCAAGGACGGCGGCACGGTGCTGGTCAACCGGGGCTGGGTCCCGGCCGCGCCGAACCAGACCGCCTTCCCCGACGTGCCGCCCGCGCCGCGGGACGAAGTGACCGTCACCGGCCGTCTGAAGGCGGACGAGACGACCGGCAGCAGCGGCATCAAGGACCTGGCGGGACTGCCGGACCGGCAGGTGATGCTGATCAACAGCGAGCAGCAGTCCCAGCTGCTGTCCCGGAAGGTCCTCGGCGGATACATCGAGCAGACCGAGCCCGTGCCGTCGGGTGATCTGCCCGAGCAGATCGCCCGCCCCGACGACAGCTCGATCGGCCCGCACATGGCCTACGCCGTCCAGTGGTGGCTGTTCGTCGCCGCCGTCCCGGTCGGCTGGATCGTCCTCGTACGCCGGGAGAAGCGCGACCGCGAGGAGGCCGCGGCCGAGAACGCGACGGCCGACGCCCCGGAGCAGCCCGAACCGGCGAGCGCCTGA